In one Pseudomonas sp. SCA2728.1_7 genomic region, the following are encoded:
- a CDS encoding haloacid dehalogenase-like hydrolase, protein MKFAPKFLAVALAVGMGLATQAFATDLKHWPADQAKALDAMIAANANKGNYAVFDMDNTSYRYDLEESLLPFMENKGLITRDKLDPSLKLMPFKDTADHKESLFSYYYRLCEVDDMVCYPWVAQVFSGFTLKELKGYVDELMASGKPVPATYYEGDVVKKLDVNPPKIFTGQQELYNKLMENGIEVYVMTAASEELVRMVAADPKYGYNVKPQNVIGVTTLLKNRETNELTTARKQITAGKYDEKANLGLELTPYLWTPATWMAGKHAAILTYIDEWKKPVLVGGDTPTSDGYMLFHDVDVAKGGIHLWINRKDKYMTQLNGMMAKHAAAQAKEGLPVTADKNWVIVKPEEI, encoded by the coding sequence ATGAAGTTCGCACCGAAATTTCTGGCTGTCGCACTGGCTGTGGGCATGGGTCTGGCCACTCAGGCTTTCGCCACCGACCTGAAACACTGGCCGGCCGATCAGGCCAAAGCGCTGGACGCGATGATCGCGGCCAACGCCAACAAGGGTAACTACGCGGTGTTCGACATGGACAACACCAGTTACCGCTACGACCTCGAAGAGTCGTTGTTACCGTTCATGGAAAACAAGGGCCTGATCACCCGCGACAAACTCGATCCTTCCCTGAAACTGATGCCGTTCAAGGACACCGCCGACCATAAGGAAAGCCTGTTCAGTTACTACTATCGTCTTTGCGAAGTCGACGACATGGTCTGCTACCCATGGGTGGCGCAGGTGTTCTCCGGCTTCACCCTCAAGGAACTCAAAGGCTACGTCGACGAGCTGATGGCTTCGGGCAAACCGGTGCCCGCGACCTATTACGAAGGCGATGTGGTGAAGAAACTCGACGTCAATCCGCCGAAAATCTTCACCGGCCAGCAAGAGCTGTACAACAAGCTGATGGAGAACGGCATCGAGGTCTACGTGATGACCGCAGCCTCGGAAGAGCTGGTGCGCATGGTCGCGGCGGATCCGAAGTATGGCTACAACGTCAAACCGCAGAACGTCATTGGCGTGACCACGCTGCTGAAGAACCGCGAAACCAACGAACTGACCACTGCACGCAAGCAGATCACTGCTGGGAAGTATGACGAGAAGGCCAACCTTGGCCTGGAGTTGACGCCGTACCTGTGGACCCCAGCGACGTGGATGGCCGGCAAGCACGCGGCGATTCTCACCTACATCGACGAGTGGAAAAAACCGGTACTGGTTGGCGGCGATACCCCGACCAGTGACGGTTACATGCTGTTCCACGATGTTGACGTGGCCAAGGGCGGGATTCACTTGTGGATCAACCGCAAGGACAAGTACATGACGCAGTTGAACGGCATGATGGCCAAGCATGCGGCGGCGCAGGCCAAGGAAGGTTTGCCGGTGACGGCGGACAAGAACTGGGTGATCGTCAAGCCTGAAGAGATTTAG
- a CDS encoding L-cystine transporter, translating into MNLPLILNLLVFLALLFGLAQTRHTTWSLAKKVLLALAMGVAFGVALHTVYGAGNPVLKASIGWFDLVGNGYVQLLQMIVIPLVFASILSAVARLHNASSLGKISFLTIGTLLFTTAIAALIGIGLTNLFGLTAEGLVAGTQEMARLQTIQTDYAGKVADLNVPQLLLSFIPQNPFADLARAKPTSIISVVIFAAFLGVAALQLLKDDVEKGQKVINAIDTLQAWVMRLVRLVMKLTPYGVLALMTKVVAGSNLQDIIKLGSFVVVSYLGLGLMFVVHGLLVSAAGINPLRFFRKIWPVLTFAFTSRSSAASIPLSIEAQTRRLGIPQSVASFAASFGATIGQNGCAGLYPAMLAVMVAPTVGINPLDPLWIATLVAIVTLSSAGVAGVGGGATFAALIVLPAMGLPVSLVALLISVEPLIDMGRTALNVSGSITAGAITSQVMQQTDKELLDADEHAELAQA; encoded by the coding sequence ATGAATCTGCCGCTGATCCTCAATCTGCTGGTGTTCCTCGCCCTGCTCTTCGGTCTGGCACAAACCCGCCACACCACGTGGAGCCTGGCGAAAAAAGTCCTGCTCGCGCTGGCGATGGGCGTCGCGTTCGGCGTGGCCCTGCACACCGTTTACGGTGCCGGCAACCCGGTGCTGAAAGCCTCGATCGGCTGGTTCGATCTGGTCGGCAACGGCTACGTGCAGTTGCTGCAAATGATCGTTATCCCGCTGGTGTTCGCCTCGATCCTCAGCGCCGTGGCGCGCCTGCACAATGCTTCGTCGCTGGGCAAGATCAGTTTCCTGACCATCGGCACCCTGCTGTTCACCACCGCGATTGCCGCGCTGATCGGCATCGGCCTGACCAACCTGTTCGGCCTCACCGCTGAAGGTCTGGTCGCCGGTACCCAGGAAATGGCCCGTCTGCAAACCATTCAGACTGACTACGCCGGCAAGGTTGCCGACCTGAATGTGCCGCAACTGCTGCTGTCGTTCATCCCGCAGAACCCGTTCGCCGATCTGGCACGGGCCAAGCCGACCTCGATCATCAGCGTAGTGATTTTCGCCGCATTCCTCGGGGTTGCCGCGCTGCAACTGCTCAAGGATGACGTCGAAAAAGGTCAAAAAGTGATCAACGCCATCGACACCCTGCAAGCCTGGGTGATGCGTCTGGTACGTCTGGTGATGAAGCTGACCCCTTACGGCGTGTTGGCGCTGATGACCAAAGTGGTCGCCGGTTCCAACCTGCAGGACATCATCAAGCTCGGCAGTTTTGTCGTCGTGTCGTACCTCGGTCTGGGCCTGATGTTTGTCGTGCACGGTTTGCTGGTGTCGGCGGCCGGGATCAACCCGCTGCGTTTCTTCCGCAAGATCTGGCCGGTGCTGACGTTCGCGTTCACCAGCCGTTCCAGTGCCGCGAGCATTCCGCTGAGCATTGAAGCGCAGACGCGTCGTCTGGGCATTCCGCAATCGGTGGCGAGTTTTGCCGCGTCGTTCGGTGCGACCATCGGCCAGAACGGCTGCGCGGGTCTGTATCCGGCGATGTTGGCAGTGATGGTTGCGCCGACCGTGGGCATCAACCCGCTGGATCCGCTGTGGATCGCGACGCTGGTGGCGATTGTGACGTTGAGCTCGGCGGGCGTGGCCGGGGTCGGTGGCGGCGCGACGTTCGCGGCGCTGATCGTGCTGCCGGCGATGGGTTTGCCGGTGTCACTGGTGGCGTTGCTGATTTCGGTTGAGCCGCTGATCGATATGGGCCGTACGGCGTTGAACGTGAGTGGTTCGATTACCGCTGGTGCGATTACCAGTCAGGTGATGCAGCAGACCGATAAAGAGCTGCTGGATGCTGATGAGCATGCGGAGTTGGCTCAGGCTTAA